TTGCTGAGGACAAGTAAAATCACTTTCTACTCCGTTTGTGTGGTATTCCATTTTAGAAACAGTTTAATGGTCAATGGTTTTTATTTACAGAACATATTAAATTGCAATGAGTTTACAAatatgggaagaaaaaaaaaagctttgaagCTACAATTCAGTTGGCCCAGTCTTGAAAGCGAAAGCAGTCGCTTGCGATCTTCCACACCGGTTGGTCACTGTTTGGAGAGGCTTGGGCTGTTAACAAGAAATTCTGGTTGAAGAATCTCTGCTTGTTTCCATCAAATTTCACTGATCCAGCTGTAACCACCAACAGAGTCATTTGGCCGTGAGTTGCTTgttctgaaaagaaagaaaaaaacaggtaaaacaataggaaaatatataaatgatagtTAAAATAAGATGGGCGCGTTGTTGCATACCATGTACAGGCTGACAGTCAAGAGACTGCACTTGAAATTCACTGGAAGGAAGAGACTCGAAGAACTCGCTGAGAGCATCTCGACCCGTGACAGCATTTCCATTCCACACCAGCGTCGCTTTGTCCAGATACAGCCTCGTCAG
This DNA window, taken from Carassius auratus strain Wakin chromosome 14, ASM336829v1, whole genome shotgun sequence, encodes the following:
- the nxt2 gene encoding NTF2-related export protein 2, encoding MASSVDFRTLVDQSCRYSDEFVNIYYDCMDKRRRNLTRLYLDKATLVWNGNAVTGRDALSEFFESLPSSEFQVQSLDCQPVHEQATHGQMTLLVVTAGSVKFDGNKQRFFNQNFLLTAQASPNSDQPVWKIASDCFRFQDWAN